From Corynebacterium frankenforstense DSM 45800, the proteins below share one genomic window:
- a CDS encoding GNAT family N-acetyltransferase has translation MIDLFGLRRARRARPATGDPHPDHPGWPEVTETVRLTDGGQLRLRPMTSSDGDPWRAMRVADEPFLRPVEPTLPGGWAQGHTPAQWWAHFMELRAAANAGTVVPMAIELDGRFVGQVTLGNIQHGPVSECWIGYWVHSACTGRGVATAACALGTDHAFRRVRLHRVTATFLPANPASGRVLHHNGFHDEGVLRGNLHINGRWQDHNFVAQLAGEHRGTCVERLRAARRIA, from the coding sequence GTGATCGACCTCTTCGGGCTGCGGCGCGCGCGTCGGGCGCGCCCCGCCACCGGCGACCCGCACCCCGACCACCCCGGCTGGCCCGAGGTCACCGAGACGGTGCGGCTCACCGACGGCGGGCAGCTGCGCCTGCGCCCGATGACCAGCTCCGACGGCGACCCCTGGCGTGCGATGCGGGTGGCCGACGAGCCCTTCCTGCGCCCGGTCGAGCCGACGCTTCCCGGCGGCTGGGCCCAGGGCCACACCCCGGCGCAGTGGTGGGCGCACTTCATGGAGCTGCGCGCCGCGGCGAACGCGGGCACCGTTGTGCCGATGGCCATCGAGCTCGACGGCCGCTTCGTCGGCCAGGTCACCCTGGGCAACATCCAGCACGGGCCCGTCTCGGAGTGCTGGATCGGCTACTGGGTCCACTCCGCCTGCACGGGCCGCGGCGTGGCCACGGCCGCCTGCGCCCTGGGCACCGACCACGCTTTCCGACGCGTGCGGCTGCACCGCGTCACCGCCACCTTCCTGCCGGCCAACCCCGCCTCCGGGCGGGTGCTGCACCACAACGGCTTCCACGACGAGGGCGTGCTGCGCGGCAACCTGCACATCAACGGCCGCTGGCAGGACCACAACTTCGTCGCCCAGCTCGCCGGCGAGCACCGCGGCACCTGTGTCGAGCGGCTGCGCGCCGCGCGCCGGATCGCCTGA
- the glpR gene encoding gephyrin-like molybdotransferase receptor GlpR produces the protein MSGGIVLVLVIVLWLFVLAPLWLRGQKPIRKAGEAFDETRVVYEGGTELPRAARGPRVGAADVREARGEDADEDYEIVSADAADEENVDDVLIDEREEKDDHATSDEVIDGDVVRELEAGDTVTEPVAEADDGELPEAEPAPGDEDTYELAETFTSPEDLLYPDATRRTRGEAIRVVRDEEAAGDAADSDADADADDNSDIADAGSEVAATATAAGTDRVDDESSLADAAEELTEEELEFAASRRGRGGWDPEADERHSLDRYQRRRRTLYALAGVVVATLILGVIAGGWVWLAPVLAVALTAAYLVALRSQVRQEQALRARRIRQLRRARLGVRHRDDEALAIPRALRRPGAIVVELDDESPDFSTLRTVESPFGHGGDDEPRAGSYRDRVAG, from the coding sequence ATGTCCGGTGGAATTGTCCTGGTGCTCGTCATCGTCCTCTGGCTCTTCGTGCTCGCTCCGCTGTGGCTGCGCGGCCAGAAGCCGATCCGCAAGGCCGGCGAGGCCTTCGACGAGACCCGCGTGGTCTACGAGGGCGGCACCGAGCTGCCGCGCGCCGCCCGTGGCCCCCGCGTCGGTGCCGCCGACGTGCGCGAGGCCCGCGGGGAGGACGCGGACGAGGACTACGAGATCGTCTCGGCCGACGCCGCGGACGAGGAGAACGTCGACGACGTGCTCATCGACGAGCGTGAGGAGAAGGACGACCACGCCACCTCCGACGAGGTCATCGACGGCGACGTCGTCCGCGAACTCGAGGCCGGGGACACGGTCACCGAGCCCGTCGCCGAGGCCGACGACGGGGAGCTCCCGGAGGCGGAGCCCGCCCCCGGCGACGAGGACACCTACGAGCTGGCCGAGACCTTCACCTCCCCGGAGGACCTGCTCTACCCGGACGCCACCCGCCGCACCCGCGGCGAGGCGATCCGCGTCGTGCGCGACGAGGAGGCCGCCGGGGACGCGGCCGACTCCGACGCTGACGCCGATGCCGACGACAACTCGGACATCGCCGACGCCGGCTCTGAGGTCGCCGCCACCGCGACCGCCGCGGGCACCGACCGCGTCGACGACGAGTCGAGCCTCGCCGACGCCGCGGAGGAGCTGACCGAGGAGGAGCTCGAGTTCGCCGCCAGTCGGCGCGGCCGCGGCGGCTGGGACCCCGAGGCCGACGAGCGTCACAGCCTGGACCGCTACCAGCGTCGCCGCCGCACCCTCTACGCACTGGCCGGCGTCGTCGTGGCCACCCTGATCCTCGGTGTCATCGCCGGCGGCTGGGTCTGGCTGGCCCCGGTGCTCGCCGTGGCGCTCACGGCCGCCTACCTGGTCGCCCTGCGCAGCCAGGTGCGCCAGGAGCAGGCGCTGCGCGCCCGCCGCATCCGCCAGCTGCGCCGCGCCCGCCTCGGCGTGCGCCACCGCGACGACGAGGCGCTCGCCATCCCGCGCGCGCTGCGTCGCCCGGGCGCGATCGTCGTGGAGCTCGACGACGAGAGCCCGGACTTCTCCACCCTGCGTACCGTCGAGTCGCCCTTCGGCCACGGCGGTGACGACGAGCCGCGCGCCGGCTCCTACCGCGACCGCGTCGCGGGCTGA
- a CDS encoding DJ-1/PfpI family protein yields MKHICIYIQDTMADWEHGYLLQGISLQNALPNPVCDVRFVADTPDPVTTVGGMTVVPDSIVEDVVPADLDALVLIGADTWLADDRRHVLDLAEEVLEHDGTVAAICGATLGLAGRGLLDTRRHTSNAPEFLTAVGSYRGEHLYEHAAAVANEHVVTASSAGPLLWAKLIIEQLGLYPQEAIDAWFDYYDTADPTHFSRLLSALEAA; encoded by the coding sequence GTGAAGCACATCTGCATCTACATCCAGGACACGATGGCCGACTGGGAACACGGTTATCTTCTGCAGGGGATCTCGCTTCAGAACGCACTGCCGAATCCCGTCTGCGACGTGCGTTTCGTGGCCGATACCCCCGACCCCGTCACCACTGTGGGCGGCATGACGGTCGTCCCCGACAGCATCGTCGAGGACGTTGTCCCGGCAGACCTCGACGCCCTCGTCCTGATCGGCGCAGACACCTGGTTGGCGGACGATCGACGCCACGTGCTCGACCTCGCCGAAGAAGTCCTTGAACACGACGGCACCGTCGCAGCAATTTGCGGGGCCACACTCGGCCTCGCAGGCAGAGGCCTGCTCGATACGCGCCGCCACACGAGCAACGCCCCCGAGTTTCTCACGGCGGTCGGGTCATACCGGGGCGAGCACCTCTACGAGCATGCGGCCGCTGTCGCGAATGAGCACGTTGTGACAGCCAGTTCAGCGGGGCCTCTCCTCTGGGCCAAACTGATCATCGAACAGCTGGGGCTGTATCCCCAGGAAGCGATCGACGCCTGGTTCGACTATTACGACACGGCAGATCCCACGCACTTCAGCCGCCTCTTGAGCGCTCTGGAGGCCGCCTGA
- a CDS encoding DUF4442 domain-containing protein produces MALNKKIFNATNLRRFMWLWPPYLGAGVKVAEAAEDGSRFVIEHRPNVLTRNAVKTAFGGTLMSMIDPFFMLSSMMQLGGGYYVWDTAAEVQFLKPGHGRIRVVVEVTEEDLKVIREKTADGSKYLHWFEAEAVDESGTVIARHRRQVYYRLKKR; encoded by the coding sequence GATCTTCAACGCGACCAACCTGCGCCGCTTCATGTGGCTCTGGCCGCCCTACCTGGGCGCCGGGGTGAAGGTGGCCGAGGCCGCCGAGGACGGCTCACGCTTCGTCATCGAGCACCGCCCGAACGTCCTGACGCGCAACGCGGTCAAGACGGCCTTCGGCGGCACGCTGATGTCGATGATCGACCCGTTCTTCATGCTCAGCTCGATGATGCAGCTCGGCGGCGGCTACTACGTCTGGGACACCGCCGCCGAGGTGCAGTTCCTCAAGCCCGGCCACGGGCGCATCCGCGTCGTCGTCGAGGTCACCGAGGAGGACCTGAAGGTCATCCGGGAGAAGACGGCGGACGGCTCGAAGTACCTGCACTGGTTCGAGGCCGAAGCCGTCGACGAGTCCGGCACCGTCATCGCCCGGCACCGCCGGCAGGTCTACTACCGGCTCAAGAAGCGCTAG